In Vicia villosa cultivar HV-30 ecotype Madison, WI unplaced genomic scaffold, Vvil1.0 ctg.002536F_1_1, whole genome shotgun sequence, the following proteins share a genomic window:
- the LOC131639117 gene encoding B3 domain-containing transcription factor VRN1-like, which translates to MTSNQRIKETLPPSTTRFFKVITTSICQDEKLRIPNGFIMKHKNDISNPMFLKTPDDKKWEMHVAKVDNGFWFQKGWKEFATYYSLDHGHMIFFEYEGNSHFVVHIFGLSTLEIEYPLKENHHEQDNFIEISDDDSVEILDKSTSCKKKSRPKSPISYPRSHKKLRSDTNKDVGTISKFHNFCEHHVQANDDTSGSVERQRAKHEDVQENEQIISKINDTSGSVECQRAKHEDVQENEQIISKMNEALNRARSFKSKNPSFMIAMKSSYLSYSLYVPTKFIKNHLKKGKSDILLQLIDGRTWDVKYSVGKLRAGWTKFVGDNKLTVGDVCVFELTKSKVLTFKVLIFRVEESHFPLSQESDQRDKDMSGVENQTIILDKDKKAAQRTSLRTKTHLSISEDQRKDDKFNSKYPFFKVNITMIDRGNSRLTVPINFIRKYLGVKKEQTVVLKFGKKSWPVKLFCYSDKRSGQISGGWNQFWKENKLKSGDVCVFELIKNKDAILRVHIFRGN; encoded by the exons atgactaGCAACCAAAGGATTAAGGAAACTCTCCCACCTTCAACAACTCGTTTCTTTAAAGTTATAACAACATCAATTTGTCAAGATGAAAAGCTG AGGATTCCAAACGGTTTTATTATGAAACATAAAAATGATATATCAAATCCAATGTTTCTCAAGACTCCGGATGACAAAAAATGGGAAATGCATGTCGCTAAAGTTGACAACGGTTTTTGGTTTCAAAAGGGTTGGAAGGAATTTGCTACCTATTATTCACTAGATCACGGACACATGATATTCTTTGAATACGAAGGAAACTCTCATTTTGTGGTACACATATTCGGCCTGAGTACACTTGAAATTGAATATCCTTTGAAAGAAAATCATCAtgaacaagacaactttattgaAATTAGTGATGACGACTCAGTTGAAATTTTGGATAAATCAACTTCATGCAAGAAGAAGTCTAGACCTAAATCACCAATTTCATATCCTCGGTCACATAAGAAACTCCGAAGTGACACAAATAAAGATGTTGGAACAATCTCCAAATTTCATAACTTTTGCGAGCATCATGTTCAAGCTAATG ACGATACAAGTGGTAGCGTTGAACGCCAGAGAGCGAAGCATGAGGACGTACAAGAAAACGAGCAGATAATTTCTAAAATTAATGATACAAGTGGTAGCGTTGAATGCCAGAGAGCGAAGCATGAGGACGTACAAGAAAACGAGCAGATAATTTCTAAAATGAATGAAGCGTTAAATAGAGCTAGAAGTTTCAAATCTAAAAATCCTTCATTCATGATTGCCATGAAATCTTCATATCTTAGCTATTCTTTG TATGTCccaacaaaatttataaaaaatcatttgaaGAAAGGGAAAAGTGATATTCTTCTTCAGCTCATTGATGGGAGAACTTGGGATGTCAAATATTCTGTGGGAAAACTTAGAGCTGGATGGACGAAATTTGTAGGAGACAATAAGTTGACAGTGGGTGATGTGTGTGTGTTTGAGTTAACCAAAAGTAAAGTTCTTACTTTTAAAGTACTAATATTTAGAGTTGAAGAATCACATTTCCCTTTATCTCAAG AATCGGATCAAAGAGACAAAGACATGTCGGGTGTTGAGAATCAAACCATTATTCTCGATAAAG ATAAGAAGGCAGCACAAAGAACTTCATTAcgaacaaaaactcatttatctaTAAGTGAAGATCAGAGGAAAGATGATAAGTTCAACTCTAAATATCCTTTTTTCAAAGTCAACATTACGATGATTGATCGAGGGAATTCTAGATTG ACTGTACCAATAAACTTCATTAGGAAGTACTTGGGTGTTAAAAAAGAGCAGACTGTGGTGTTAAAATTTGGGAAGAAATCATGGCCTGTAAAATTGTTCTGTTATTCAGACAAAAGATCAGGACAGATTTCTGGAGGTTGGAATCAATTTTGGAAAGAAAATAAGTTGAAAAGTGGAGATGTATGTGTCTTTGAGCTCATCAAGAACAAAGATGCTATACTTCGAGTTCATATTTTTAGAGGCAATTGA